One Yoonia sp. BS5-3 genomic window carries:
- the sctV gene encoding type III secretion system export apparatus subunit SctV, with product MLKFLNMLSKRNDVVLAFLLICIVFMMILPLPTIVVDVLIAVNLCLAAILLMVAVYISDVVRFSAFPSILLLTTLFRLALSITTTRLILLQADAGEIVDTFGNFVVSGNLVVGAVIFLILTIVNFLVITKGSERVAEVSARFSLDSMPGKQMSIDSDMRAGMIEIDEAKKRRGKLEKESQLYGAMDGAMKFVKGDAIAGLIIIAVNIIGGVMIGTYQRDMTMGEALDVYAILTIGDGLVSQIPALFISITAGFIVTRVASEENEDLGSDIATQIVSEPKALLIASGILVGFALVPGFPTIVFLVLAILCAGGGYLIIKRNDLAASAGGGANEMPAFAPAIQPHNTPPSFPDEGDDFEKVEPVTFALTVPLIVDIASSVRAAIRPEKLDNEVARVRRALYFDLGVPFPGINLRLNDNLKDGEYRIMVNEIPVAAGQARPGFVIVRETEANLKMFNIPYEVGDDFLPNTPSYWVAMKHQGLVQRAGIQVMTLSSMLTYHLAHVLKNNAAEFIGIQETMYLMNQMEKNYGELVREATRALSITTITDVLQRLVSEEVSIRDMRTILEALVEWGQREKDPIMLNEHVRSALSRYVTFKFSGGQNIIPAYLLSKEIEDEVRGAVRQTSGASYLALSPDVHRQIITALKAATGNLATHATSPVLLAPMDIRRFMRKVVERDFPTLPVLSFQELTPDANIQPLERIKLGTSAPEQLSSAS from the coding sequence ATGTTGAAATTTCTGAATATGCTGTCCAAACGTAACGACGTTGTTCTGGCATTTCTGCTGATCTGTATCGTCTTCATGATGATCCTGCCCTTGCCCACAATCGTGGTCGACGTGCTGATTGCGGTGAACCTGTGCCTGGCGGCGATCTTGCTGATGGTGGCGGTCTATATCTCGGATGTTGTGCGCTTTTCTGCGTTTCCATCGATCCTTCTTTTGACCACGCTTTTTCGGCTGGCGCTGTCGATCACCACAACCCGGCTGATCCTTTTGCAGGCGGATGCAGGCGAGATCGTGGACACGTTTGGGAACTTCGTTGTCTCAGGCAATCTGGTTGTCGGGGCCGTGATCTTTTTGATCCTGACCATCGTGAATTTTCTTGTGATCACCAAAGGGTCCGAGCGCGTGGCCGAAGTGTCGGCCCGCTTTTCGCTTGATTCGATGCCAGGCAAACAGATGTCGATCGATTCCGACATGCGCGCCGGAATGATCGAAATTGACGAAGCCAAGAAACGGCGCGGCAAGCTGGAAAAAGAAAGCCAGCTTTATGGCGCCATGGATGGGGCGATGAAATTTGTCAAAGGCGATGCGATCGCCGGGCTGATCATCATCGCGGTCAATATCATCGGCGGTGTGATGATCGGGACCTATCAGCGCGATATGACCATGGGCGAAGCGCTGGATGTTTATGCGATCCTGACCATCGGTGATGGGCTTGTGTCGCAGATCCCTGCACTCTTCATCTCGATCACGGCGGGTTTCATCGTCACGCGTGTTGCGTCCGAAGAAAACGAAGACCTTGGCAGCGACATTGCCACGCAGATCGTCAGTGAACCTAAGGCGCTTTTGATTGCATCGGGTATTTTGGTGGGCTTTGCATTGGTGCCTGGTTTCCCAACGATAGTGTTCCTGGTCCTTGCGATACTTTGTGCAGGCGGCGGTTATCTGATCATTAAACGCAACGACCTTGCTGCCAGTGCGGGCGGCGGGGCCAATGAAATGCCTGCCTTTGCCCCGGCTATTCAACCACATAACACGCCGCCCTCATTTCCCGATGAGGGCGACGATTTTGAAAAAGTCGAACCTGTCACTTTTGCGCTGACAGTGCCACTGATCGTCGACATTGCCTCTAGCGTGCGTGCGGCCATCCGCCCCGAAAAGTTGGATAATGAGGTGGCCCGGGTCAGACGCGCGCTTTATTTCGATCTTGGGGTGCCATTCCCGGGTATTAATCTGCGACTGAACGATAATCTGAAAGATGGCGAATATCGGATCATGGTGAATGAAATTCCGGTCGCCGCAGGCCAGGCGCGGCCGGGTTTTGTCATCGTACGCGAAACCGAGGCCAATTTGAAAATGTTCAACATCCCCTATGAGGTGGGTGATGACTTTCTGCCAAACACGCCCAGCTATTGGGTCGCTATGAAACATCAGGGGTTGGTCCAGCGGGCGGGCATTCAGGTGATGACGCTTTCTTCGATGCTGACATATCACTTGGCGCATGTGTTGAAAAACAACGCGGCAGAGTTCATCGGCATTCAGGAAACCATGTACCTGATGAACCAGATGGAAAAGAACTACGGGGAACTGGTACGCGAGGCGACACGGGCATTGTCCATCACGACAATTACCGACGTGCTTCAGCGGCTGGTCAGTGAAGAGGTTTCAATCCGGGATATGCGCACGATCCTCGAAGCTCTGGTTGAATGGGGGCAGCGCGAAAAAGACCCGATCATGCTGAACGAACATGTGCGCAGTGCGCTCTCACGCTACGTGACCTTTAAATTCTCCGGCGGGCAGAACATCATTCCGGCTTATCTGTTGTCGAAAGAAATCGAAGATGAGGTGCGCGGTGCGGTGCGTCAGACTAGCGGGGCGTCCTATTTGGCGCTGTCACCGGATGTGCACCGGCAGATCATCACAGCGCTCAAAGCGGCGACGGGCAATCTGGCAACCCATGCCACCAGCCCGGTCTTGCTTGCGCCGATGGACATCCGACGCTTTATGCGCAAAGTGGTTGAGCGGGATTTTCCAACGCTACCGGTGCTGTCCTTTCAGGAACTGACACCAGACGCGAATATTCAACCGCTTGAGCGGATCAAACTTGGCACGTCCGCACCCGAGCAACTTTCATCAGCATCGTGA
- a CDS encoding secretin N-terminal domain-containing protein — translation MRFIFLIFVMAFSACTTLDDGRTARLDRDAIADLDNGGDSTSGLEINTLFVNRSGVTGLQQDTFLELDIIQNDDPVFRTAQSRNIQELNEAGADPFNPDQRVEIRFENDPLTLVVDQLLGGLLSANYIAATPLQGTVDFETRAPVLRSEIPTILRDILGAQGYVMKLINGVYQIGAPETIEQLELNAAAGASSEFETRVIRIERGDLNEIADVVARILPLGATVTPVPNDGSLIVSASAADITAVVNLVNTLVDTGVAQDLVSIVTLQRSAPESVAASLLSYYEQRGTPRSRIPIVIPLENQQSLLLGARDAGTMNNARQLIRSMDRDLRDTASLRIIPMTHLPAAEIAAQLNQIFGGGITPNIALNQTAAPASTSVPVPANIRAESAAETAPPEAELAQAASASPVGISIVPDSRNNALLVFATFEQFKRIREVVQALDLPLAQVVIEATIVEVDVNNNLSFGVQSFLNRSNLSVRSASTTTPADPGTAGFFGSFTAIGGSSVDVVLNALESVTDVRIISSPYLTVLDGSSARLSIGDQVPFLTSSTDAETDGTTTTTNEIEIRDTGVILEVTPSIGADNSVLLNIVQEVSSVAPAGAEVNQLTPTIQQRTITSDIVVQSGRTALLGGLIQDSQIDVTTGVPVVSDIPVVGELFKQTTNDVARTELLVMITPRVVRKPSQLDNITRQLREGLSR, via the coding sequence ATGCGCTTTATCTTTCTGATCTTCGTCATGGCGTTCAGCGCATGTACAACCCTGGATGACGGGCGCACTGCGCGGCTCGACCGTGATGCCATCGCAGATCTCGACAATGGCGGGGACAGCACCAGCGGACTTGAGATTAACACGTTGTTTGTTAATCGCAGCGGCGTGACAGGGCTGCAGCAAGATACCTTTTTAGAACTCGATATCATCCAGAATGATGACCCGGTGTTCCGAACAGCACAAAGCCGGAATATTCAGGAACTCAATGAAGCTGGGGCTGATCCGTTTAACCCTGATCAAAGGGTCGAAATCCGGTTTGAAAATGACCCGCTGACATTGGTCGTTGATCAATTGCTTGGCGGGCTCTTGTCTGCCAATTACATCGCAGCAACGCCCTTGCAGGGGACGGTGGATTTCGAAACGCGTGCGCCTGTCTTGCGCTCAGAAATCCCAACGATCCTGCGCGATATCTTGGGGGCGCAAGGTTATGTGATGAAGCTGATCAACGGGGTCTACCAAATCGGTGCGCCAGAGACGATTGAGCAGCTGGAATTGAACGCAGCCGCTGGTGCCAGCTCTGAATTTGAAACGCGTGTCATCCGTATTGAGCGGGGCGATCTGAACGAAATCGCCGATGTGGTCGCCCGGATTTTGCCGCTTGGGGCAACTGTGACGCCCGTTCCAAATGACGGGTCCTTGATTGTCAGCGCCAGCGCTGCGGATATCACCGCCGTTGTGAACCTGGTCAATACGCTCGTGGATACAGGGGTCGCGCAGGATTTGGTCAGCATCGTAACCCTGCAGCGCAGCGCGCCCGAGTCGGTGGCCGCGTCGCTTTTGTCCTATTACGAACAAAGGGGCACGCCGCGTTCACGCATTCCCATCGTGATCCCGTTGGAAAACCAGCAATCGCTGTTACTGGGGGCGCGTGATGCGGGAACAATGAACAATGCGCGGCAATTGATCCGCAGCATGGACCGGGATCTGCGCGATACGGCCTCACTGCGGATCATCCCGATGACGCATTTGCCCGCCGCCGAAATCGCGGCACAACTGAACCAAATCTTCGGCGGGGGGATCACGCCCAATATCGCATTAAACCAAACAGCTGCACCCGCATCGACATCGGTGCCGGTCCCGGCGAACATCCGCGCCGAGAGCGCCGCCGAAACCGCGCCGCCCGAAGCAGAGCTGGCACAAGCGGCCAGCGCCTCGCCTGTTGGTATTTCCATCGTGCCAGATAGCCGGAACAATGCGCTGTTAGTCTTTGCGACATTTGAACAATTCAAACGCATCCGCGAAGTCGTCCAAGCGCTGGACCTGCCATTGGCGCAGGTCGTGATCGAAGCGACGATTGTTGAGGTGGACGTCAATAATAACCTTAGCTTCGGGGTGCAGTCCTTTCTGAACCGCTCAAACCTGAGCGTCCGGTCGGCCAGCACGACGACACCTGCCGACCCAGGCACCGCCGGGTTCTTTGGTAGCTTTACCGCGATCGGGGGTAGCTCGGTTGATGTGGTGCTAAATGCGCTTGAAAGCGTGACGGATGTGCGGATCATCTCATCACCCTATTTGACGGTGCTTGACGGCAGCTCTGCACGCTTGTCCATTGGCGATCAGGTACCGTTCCTGACCAGTTCAACCGACGCAGAAACGGACGGGACGACGACCACAACAAATGAGATCGAAATCCGCGACACTGGTGTGATCCTTGAGGTGACACCAAGCATTGGCGCCGACAACTCGGTCCTGCTGAATATCGTGCAAGAGGTCAGCTCGGTCGCACCTGCAGGGGCCGAGGTGAACCAGCTAACGCCGACAATCCAGCAGCGGACGATTACATCAGATATCGTGGTGCAATCGGGGCGGACGGCCTTGCTTGGGGGGCTGATCCAGGACAGCCAGATCGATGTGACAACCGGCGTTCCGGTGGTCAGCGACATCCCTGTTGTGGGTGAGCTCTTTAAGCAAACCACAAACGATGTGGCCCGGACGGAACTGTTGGTGATGATCACGCCCCGCGTGGTGCGCAAGCCATCTCAGCTTGACAATATCACGCGGCAATTGCGCGAAGGGCTCAGCCGCTAA
- a CDS encoding Crp/Fnr family transcriptional regulator: protein MGKHVIDWSEEFSALPQPVKDSIFQKSVTRTFSNNGIIYFQEDDATSFHFVISGHVRLSYLMEDGTAILYTIVPPGHSFGELGVFDNGQYPDTASAIGKTQILSIKADSAAAMDMNGGHLQGALSKLIAKRYRTYIDVTKSLYLKSLQARLAQSLLRLVDSLGETTNYQGKKVACLGSAVNQSDLGSMARGTRGNINRTLKGWEANNWIAIESRKILILDRQSIIDLTFDE, encoded by the coding sequence ATGGGAAAGCATGTGATAGATTGGTCTGAAGAGTTCTCCGCGCTGCCGCAGCCGGTCAAGGACTCTATCTTTCAGAAATCTGTTACACGGACTTTTTCGAATAATGGGATCATCTATTTTCAGGAAGACGATGCAACCAGCTTTCACTTTGTGATTTCGGGTCATGTACGCCTGTCCTATTTGATGGAAGACGGAACCGCCATTCTGTATACAATCGTTCCGCCAGGTCACAGCTTTGGGGAATTGGGCGTCTTTGATAACGGCCAATACCCCGATACCGCATCGGCAATTGGAAAAACCCAAATTTTGTCAATCAAAGCGGATTCGGCGGCGGCAATGGATATGAATGGCGGGCACCTGCAGGGCGCCTTAAGTAAGCTCATCGCAAAACGCTACCGCACCTATATTGACGTGACCAAAAGTCTTTATCTGAAAAGCTTGCAGGCGCGTCTTGCCCAGTCACTGTTGCGTCTTGTCGACAGTTTGGGGGAAACCACAAATTACCAAGGAAAAAAGGTCGCTTGCCTTGGTTCTGCCGTGAATCAAAGCGATCTTGGGTCCATGGCGCGCGGGACACGTGGGAACATAAACCGCACTCTGAAAGGGTGGGAGGCTAATAATTGGATCGCGATTGAAAGTCGAAAGATTCTAATTTTGGACCGCCAATCAATTATTGATCTGACATTCGACGAATAG
- a CDS encoding EscE/YscE/SsaE family type III secretion system needle protein co-chaperone, with protein MSDALDFGMTDLEERLASNEGAEVKTEILGKLAMTGEDIAQKINSGLHPDEFKKAQAVYQALAAAHEIVTVFPTKKPE; from the coding sequence ATGAGTGACGCGTTAGATTTTGGAATGACTGACTTGGAAGAGCGTCTGGCGTCAAATGAGGGCGCTGAAGTGAAAACGGAAATTCTCGGCAAACTTGCCATGACAGGTGAAGACATCGCGCAGAAAATAAATTCCGGTTTGCATCCGGATGAATTCAAAAAAGCACAAGCTGTCTATCAGGCGCTTGCGGCTGCACATGAAATTGTAACCGTATTTCCGACAAAAAAGCCGGAATAA
- a CDS encoding EscF/YscF/HrpA family type III secretion system needle major subunit, with product MGTVSDFANVATGARAAPDFANPGTDINREGFDLIFRQTQLQEQMASIEDDIREIEQNTNLSDTEKMFSMQMAMNAWSAITNLRSNMLKNVSDSLKTIARNVA from the coding sequence ATGGGAACAGTATCAGACTTTGCAAATGTTGCGACCGGCGCACGCGCCGCGCCGGATTTTGCCAATCCGGGGACTGACATAAACCGCGAAGGTTTTGATTTGATTTTCCGGCAGACCCAATTGCAGGAACAAATGGCGAGTATTGAAGACGATATTCGTGAGATTGAACAAAATACCAACCTGTCCGACACGGAAAAGATGTTTTCGATGCAGATGGCAATGAACGCGTGGTCCGCGATCACCAACCTGCGGTCGAACATGCTGAAAAACGTGTCAGATTCACTGAAAACGATCGCGCGTAACGTCGCCTAA
- a CDS encoding FHA domain-containing protein yields the protein MIDENAYVLKVLTGAQAGAEVSIADAEYVVGSGPDDDLHFVDVSLKPGHARLRLAGGVITIAGGAGTVKTQSGIHILAGDETWQEIDALDIITIGTTSFAIGPSVADWSRVQNFNAAGDAQKSATPPPVVTQPKWGAGRYIGIAAILALGTFGAVWMTGDAAQDTARAETIDNRPELEIILDAFGAFPFAGGITVAQEVDGVIEAAGYVDTPAERRALRNAIDETAIPVRFRVWSRAIIENEIQAIVDNQQIPVQFGIDSEGVLTLRGDILDRRRVDRLIATITENVAGVAAVDTQVQTAESYLEEIRALLVRTELDESVIVRLDGMLIEANGVVIADKIDNWVGFIQSYARRYADKVALRSFVQLVDENGEIIADPVSAQPGLPVILGSADALESEPTAASDPEAPALPGSNQSGVVLDLDRLREGSFGAEDVFAGFNSSGLTSPTNFTPANVVQPNFGPDLQQTNVAVQPSVIDAQYLNRAARPESIRGTRVLYNMTKALLSNETGVAAPHGYVDDLAALGDVDVTLEELKRLWTPTLGGQAAQDAYLNMLVNDPAADFTECWDNSIAAFGNLPYTLFWLDYLSISDDVDVSVINLDAQVLLLEAALNPNRLAACAARLSAAQDIDLASLSLYLQETDINPEFIRFIARQLDPYPFALSGVNTGFQNRYAQLANGARLNEGAAPDPSSLLVNIGELGVLVKEQDRLLVTVYDASLNWKSGG from the coding sequence ATGATTGATGAAAACGCCTATGTCCTGAAAGTTCTGACCGGTGCCCAAGCGGGTGCTGAAGTATCGATTGCGGATGCAGAATATGTCGTCGGATCTGGTCCCGACGACGATCTGCATTTCGTTGATGTCAGTCTCAAACCTGGCCACGCCCGTCTGCGACTTGCGGGTGGCGTGATCACGATCGCAGGCGGTGCGGGCACAGTCAAAACGCAATCGGGAATCCACATCTTAGCCGGGGACGAAACCTGGCAAGAAATCGACGCGCTTGACATCATCACGATTGGTACAACCTCTTTTGCGATTGGGCCCTCTGTTGCCGATTGGTCGCGGGTGCAAAACTTTAACGCAGCTGGCGACGCGCAGAAATCCGCGACCCCGCCGCCCGTCGTCACCCAACCAAAATGGGGGGCAGGGCGCTATATCGGTATCGCGGCGATCCTTGCGCTTGGGACATTCGGAGCGGTCTGGATGACCGGCGATGCGGCACAAGACACAGCCCGGGCCGAGACGATCGATAACCGGCCTGAGCTGGAGATCATCCTTGATGCCTTTGGCGCGTTTCCCTTTGCCGGGGGTATTACCGTCGCGCAAGAGGTGGACGGTGTGATTGAGGCTGCAGGTTATGTCGACACACCGGCCGAACGGCGCGCTTTGCGCAATGCGATTGATGAAACAGCGATCCCGGTGCGTTTCCGGGTCTGGTCGCGCGCGATTATCGAAAATGAAATTCAGGCCATCGTCGACAACCAGCAAATCCCAGTACAGTTCGGGATCGACAGCGAAGGTGTACTGACCCTGCGCGGGGACATCCTGGACCGGCGGCGCGTGGACCGGCTGATTGCAACGATCACCGAAAACGTGGCGGGCGTCGCGGCTGTCGATACACAGGTGCAAACAGCAGAAAGCTACCTGGAAGAAATCCGCGCTCTGCTAGTCCGGACCGAGCTGGACGAAAGTGTGATTGTCCGCCTGGATGGCATGCTGATCGAGGCCAATGGCGTCGTTATCGCCGACAAGATCGACAACTGGGTCGGCTTTATTCAATCCTACGCCCGGCGCTATGCCGACAAGGTGGCGTTGCGGTCCTTTGTTCAACTGGTTGATGAGAATGGCGAAATCATCGCCGATCCGGTCTCTGCCCAACCGGGTTTGCCAGTCATTCTTGGCTCGGCAGATGCATTGGAAAGCGAACCAACTGCGGCGTCTGACCCAGAAGCACCGGCATTGCCCGGTTCCAATCAGTCGGGCGTTGTGCTGGATCTTGATCGACTGCGCGAAGGATCATTTGGGGCCGAAGATGTCTTTGCGGGCTTTAACAGTTCGGGCCTGACCAGTCCGACCAATTTCACGCCCGCAAATGTGGTGCAGCCAAATTTTGGACCGGACTTGCAGCAGACAAATGTCGCCGTGCAGCCAAGTGTGATTGATGCGCAATATCTCAACCGGGCTGCCCGCCCGGAATCGATCCGGGGCACGCGCGTGCTGTACAACATGACGAAGGCGCTGCTTTCAAATGAAACGGGCGTGGCGGCGCCGCACGGTTATGTCGATGATCTGGCCGCGCTTGGCGATGTTGATGTGACCTTGGAAGAGCTGAAAAGGCTCTGGACGCCGACCTTGGGTGGACAGGCTGCGCAAGATGCGTATCTGAATATGCTGGTGAACGATCCAGCCGCCGACTTTACCGAATGCTGGGACAACTCGATCGCGGCCTTCGGAAATCTGCCTTACACATTATTTTGGCTCGATTACCTCAGCATTTCGGATGATGTGGACGTGAGCGTCATCAATCTGGACGCGCAGGTGCTCTTGCTGGAAGCCGCCTTGAACCCCAACCGATTGGCAGCCTGCGCAGCACGGCTCAGCGCGGCGCAAGACATCGATTTGGCCAGCTTGTCACTTTATCTGCAAGAGACGGACATCAACCCGGAATTCATCCGCTTTATCGCGCGGCAGCTTGATCCCTATCCGTTTGCTTTGTCAGGCGTCAATACGGGCTTTCAGAACCGCTACGCGCAGCTTGCAAATGGGGCGCGTCTGAACGAAGGGGCCGCGCCTGACCCCAGCAGCCTGCTGGTGAATATTGGTGAGCTGGGGGTTCTCGTTAAAGAACAGGACCGGCTTTTGGTGACGGTCTATGACGCATCATTGAACTGGAAATCCGGTGGGTAG